In the genome of Vicinamibacteria bacterium, the window CGCGCGCTTCGTCCGCCCCGAGCGTAGGCGAAGACCGAAAGGAGCAAGAAGAGCTGCACGAGGCCGTCCTCTTTGACGAGGCGGCTATTGAATACGACGAGCGGCGAGCAGGCCATCAAGATTCCCGCCACGAAGGCGATGTGAAAGCCGAACAGCTCGCGGCCGAGGAAGAACAGAGCCGCGACGCTCAATGTCCCTACCAGCACCATGAGCGGGCGGATCCGTGGCAGCACGCAATCGAACATCGTACGGGCACCGAGCACGGTGGCCTCGATCCCGACGAGCACCGGCAACAACGGGGTGTGATCGAAGGCGTCGGGCACGATCGGATAGTCATAGGAGAACCACGAGACTCGAGTGCTCCGGTAAATGGGATGCCAGCCCCAGCTGCGAGGGTGCCCTTCGTGCAGGAGATTGAAGCCCGCCCAGGCGTTATGGGTCTCATCGAGGTCCGTTCTCGGATAAGAGTCGAAATTGGCGGCCCGGGCGAGAAAACCCACCGCCACCACGACCGACGCCGCCAAGGCTACGTCGCGGGTCGAGTCGCCCTTGACCCGCGAGACCCAGGCGACGACCAGGAAAGAAGAGAGGAGCGCCCCGACCCATGCGATTGGTTTGGCGAGGCGGGTTCTCAACGCGTGGGTTCGGGGGTCGGTCGGATCCGTGACGTCGGCGGCGGCCACCGGGCGGAGCTTTTTTGTCGGTTCTTTCCACAGGAGGCGGATCGGACGCTCGGGATCCCCCGCGGGCTGAACCTGAAGCGTTACGGCGTGCACCCCCGCCGTCAACACGATCTCCCCCTCGTGCCCACCGCCAGGGGCCATGGGACCGGAGCCGAAGACGCGGTTGCCGTCCACGTCCAGGGCTCCATCCCAGGGCGAGTCGAGCTCGAAGCCATAGGTCCCGTGGTCTCGAGCGATCAGATGCATATCGAAACGCACCCGGAAGGGCGGCATGCGATCGGGGAACGGCCGTGGCGGCGACCGATACTCGTTGATGATCTTCTGAACGAAGAAACCCCCATCGCCAACAGAGGGCGTGGCCAGCGAGCCCTGCCAGAACGGAACCGGTGACCCTATCCGGGGAACGACTCGCACGTCGACGCCATGCGGACGCAGGGCTACTCCGACGAGAATCAGGACGATGCTGAAAAGCAGAAGGTGGATCCGGCTGACTGCGAAGGCGTGCAGAGCAGCGGTACTCTATCCATCCGGGATCGACCGAGTCAACCCGTGTCGCGGGTTACCAGGCAGGCATGCCGAAGCTCGCGAGGTAGCCCTGGTAGCGTGAAAGTCCGAAGAGGAGGAGCGCCAGGACCGACGCTGCGGCGGCGAACGTTCCCCACCGGCCACGGCCGGCCATCTCGTCGAGGCTTGCGCCCGTCAGAATGGCGACGAGCGGCGCGACGAAGACGATCTCCTTGATGTCCCGAAAGAGTCCCGCGCCGAAGGCCCGGAGCGAGACCATCAACAAGAAAGAGAGCCCCCAGGCGGCGAGAATTCGAAAGCCCTGCCTATCGGCGCGCCGGCGTGCCACTAGCAAACCCAGAATCGAGA includes:
- a CDS encoding glycosyltransferase family 39 protein, whose protein sequence is MRVVPRIGSPVPFWQGSLATPSVGDGGFFVQKIINEYRSPPRPFPDRMPPFRVRFDMHLIARDHGTYGFELDSPWDGALDVDGNRVFGSGPMAPGGGHEGEIVLTAGVHAVTLQVQPAGDPERPIRLLWKEPTKKLRPVAAADVTDPTDPRTHALRTRLAKPIAWVGALLSSFLVVAWVSRVKGDSTRDVALAASVVVAVGFLARAANFDSYPRTDLDETHNAWAGFNLLHEGHPRSWGWHPIYRSTRVSWFSYDYPIVPDAFDHTPLLPVLVGIEATVLGARTMFDCVLPRIRPLMVLVGTLSVAALFFLGRELFGFHIAFVAGILMACSPLVVFNSRLVKEDGLVQLFLLLSVFAYARGGRSARVSSHWLTGIWSGLAAFSKVMGVSIGFGLAAVALAHHRRVAPAARILMATLVLAALYPLYGIALDSETFRALTTYLS